The proteins below come from a single Burkholderia humptydooensis genomic window:
- the gcvH gene encoding glycine cleavage system protein GcvH: MSNVPADLKYTDEHEWVRTEADGTLTVGITDHAQSTLGDIVFLELPEVGKTVSAGDAVGVVESVKAASDIYSPVSGEVVEVNAAIVDTPDEVNSDAYASWLFKIKLADGASTDKLIDAAAYSKLID, from the coding sequence ATGAGCAACGTCCCGGCCGATCTGAAATACACCGATGAACACGAGTGGGTGCGCACCGAAGCCGACGGCACGCTGACGGTCGGCATCACCGATCACGCGCAGAGCACACTCGGCGACATCGTCTTCCTCGAACTGCCGGAAGTCGGCAAGACCGTGTCGGCGGGCGACGCCGTCGGCGTCGTCGAGTCGGTGAAGGCGGCGTCCGACATCTACTCGCCGGTATCGGGCGAAGTCGTCGAAGTGAACGCGGCGATCGTCGACACGCCGGACGAAGTCAACAGCGACGCGTACGCGAGCTGGCTCTTCAAGATCAAGCTCGCCGACGGCGCGTCGACCGACAAGCTGATCGACGCAGCGGCCTACAGCAAGCTGATCGACTAA
- a CDS encoding L-serine ammonia-lyase, which yields MAVSVFDLFKIGIGPSSSHTVGPMRAALMFAQGLERDALLAATASVKVELYGSLGATGKGHGTDRGVMLGLMGDAPDTVDPSTIAARLDAVRDSKALALLGTHPVPFVPKEHIAFYRQALPEHPNAMKLRATDATGAVLREATYLSVGGGFVVTAGAANTKVLAAAEQMPHSFRTGAELLALTASTGKSIAQLMWENERAWHTDEETRTGLMKIWDVMQSCVARGCGIGNPDADGNLPGPFQVKRRAPQLYRALTGNPERALQDPLSMIDWINLYAIAVNEENAAGGRVVTAPTNGAAGIIPAVLHYYTRFTPGANEQGVADFLMTAAAIGILYKLNASISGAEVGCQGEVGVACSMAAGALAAVLGGTPQQVENAAEIGMEHNLGLTCDPVGGMVQIPCIERNAMASVKAVNAARMALRGDGSHYVSLDSVIKTMRETGADMKTKYKETSRGGLAVNIVEC from the coding sequence ATGGCAGTCAGCGTGTTCGATCTTTTCAAAATCGGTATCGGCCCGTCGAGTTCGCACACGGTCGGGCCGATGCGCGCCGCGCTGATGTTCGCGCAAGGGCTCGAGCGAGACGCGCTGCTCGCCGCGACCGCGAGCGTGAAGGTCGAGCTGTACGGCTCGCTCGGCGCGACCGGCAAGGGCCACGGCACCGACCGCGGCGTGATGCTCGGCCTGATGGGCGACGCGCCCGACACCGTCGATCCGTCGACAATCGCCGCGCGGCTCGATGCGGTGCGCGACTCGAAGGCGCTCGCGCTGCTCGGCACGCACCCGGTGCCGTTCGTGCCGAAGGAGCACATCGCGTTCTACCGGCAGGCGCTGCCCGAGCATCCCAATGCGATGAAGCTGCGCGCGACCGACGCGACGGGCGCGGTGCTGCGCGAGGCGACGTATCTGTCGGTGGGCGGCGGCTTCGTCGTCACCGCGGGCGCGGCGAACACGAAGGTGCTCGCCGCCGCCGAGCAGATGCCGCACTCGTTCCGCACGGGCGCCGAGCTGCTCGCGCTCACCGCGTCGACCGGCAAGTCGATCGCGCAGTTGATGTGGGAGAACGAGCGCGCGTGGCACACCGACGAGGAAACGCGCACGGGGCTTATGAAGATCTGGGACGTGATGCAGTCGTGCGTCGCGCGCGGCTGCGGAATCGGCAATCCGGACGCCGACGGCAACCTGCCCGGCCCGTTCCAGGTCAAGCGCCGCGCGCCGCAGCTCTACCGCGCGCTGACGGGCAATCCGGAACGCGCGCTCCAGGACCCACTGTCGATGATCGACTGGATCAACCTGTACGCGATCGCGGTCAACGAGGAGAACGCGGCGGGCGGGCGCGTCGTCACCGCGCCGACCAACGGCGCGGCGGGCATCATCCCGGCCGTCCTCCATTACTACACGCGCTTCACGCCGGGCGCGAACGAGCAAGGCGTGGCCGACTTCCTGATGACCGCGGCGGCGATCGGCATCCTCTACAAGCTCAACGCGTCGATCTCGGGCGCCGAAGTCGGCTGCCAGGGCGAAGTCGGCGTCGCGTGCTCGATGGCGGCGGGCGCGCTCGCCGCGGTGCTGGGCGGCACGCCGCAGCAGGTGGAGAACGCCGCCGAGATCGGGATGGAGCACAACCTCGGCCTCACCTGCGATCCGGTCGGCGGGATGGTGCAGATTCCGTGCATCGAGCGCAACGCGATGGCGTCGGTGAAGGCCGTCAACGCCGCGCGGATGGCGCTGCGCGGCGACGGCAGCCACTACGTGTCGCTCGACTCCGTGATCAAGACGATGCGCGAAACCGGCGCGGACATGAAAACGAAATACAAGGAGACCTCGCGCGGCGGGTTGGCGGTGAACATCGTCGAGTGCTGA
- a CDS encoding SGNH/GDSL hydrolase family protein, which produces MGYHFATAALGPLLLAQGRRVRRVTPRLAEADGPRSGVDGAGPPLRLLVLGDSAAAGVGVPTQSDALVGQLVRALAPFHRVEWRLLARTGATTRDLLDWLDAEPDAHVDAVVTSLGVNDVTDGVPPPRWRDTQAALVERLTTRFGAAHVILTAVPPMHRLPALPQPLRWYLGLRAGRLNAVLSRWAAGQPACEFLRVDMPLTRDAMASDGFHPGARACAAWAEQAAAAIRRRLAEAAPLQAAGG; this is translated from the coding sequence ATGGGATACCACTTCGCCACCGCCGCACTCGGCCCGTTGCTGCTCGCACAAGGCCGCCGCGTCAGGCGGGTGACACCGCGCCTCGCCGAAGCCGACGGGCCGCGCAGCGGCGTCGACGGCGCCGGGCCGCCGCTGCGCCTGCTCGTGCTCGGCGATTCGGCCGCTGCGGGCGTCGGTGTCCCGACCCAGTCCGACGCGCTCGTCGGGCAGCTCGTGCGCGCGCTCGCGCCGTTCCATCGCGTCGAGTGGCGGTTGCTCGCGCGCACCGGCGCGACGACGCGGGATCTGCTCGACTGGCTCGATGCCGAGCCCGACGCGCACGTCGACGCGGTCGTCACGTCGCTCGGCGTCAACGACGTGACGGACGGCGTGCCGCCCCCGCGCTGGCGCGACACGCAGGCGGCGCTCGTCGAGCGGCTGACGACGCGCTTCGGCGCCGCGCACGTGATCCTGACCGCGGTGCCGCCGATGCATCGTCTTCCGGCGCTGCCGCAGCCGCTCAGGTGGTATCTCGGGCTGCGCGCGGGGCGCCTGAACGCCGTGCTGTCGCGCTGGGCCGCCGGGCAGCCCGCTTGCGAGTTCCTGCGGGTCGACATGCCGCTCACGCGCGACGCCATGGCGTCGGACGGTTTTCATCCGGGCGCGCGGGCCTGTGCGGCGTGGGCCGAGCAGGCCGCCGCGGCAATCAGGCGGCGGTTGGCGGAGGCGGCGCCGTTGCAGGCGGCGGGCGGCTGA
- the gcvT gene encoding glycine cleavage system aminomethyltransferase GcvT: MTVLKITPLHAAHRALNARMVDFGGWDMPVNYGSQIEEHQAVRTDAGMFDVSHMCVVDFTGPRVRAFFEHALANNVAKLQTPGKALYSCLLNPQGGVIDDLIVYYFTEDFFRVVVNAGTADKDVAWFNQLNEQGGFGLTIAPRRDFAIVAAQGPNARAKVWDTIPAARAATSELKPFNAAQVAGTPFGDLTVARTGYTGEDGFEIIVPATHVEALWNALAERGVRPCGLGARDTLRLEAGMNLYGQDMDETVSPLDAGLAWTVDLATPRAFVGRDALEANGSRAAFAGLILQKENGRAGGVLRAHQKVVTPHGEGEITSGTFSPTMQESIAFARVPKDVAIGDTVHVQIRDKQLPARVVKLPFVRNGKVLAV; the protein is encoded by the coding sequence ATGACCGTTCTCAAAATCACCCCGCTTCACGCCGCGCATCGCGCCCTCAACGCCCGCATGGTCGATTTCGGCGGCTGGGACATGCCCGTCAACTACGGCTCGCAGATCGAAGAGCACCAGGCGGTGCGCACCGATGCCGGCATGTTCGACGTGTCGCACATGTGCGTCGTCGATTTCACGGGCCCGCGCGTGCGCGCGTTCTTCGAGCACGCGCTCGCGAACAACGTCGCGAAGCTGCAAACGCCCGGCAAGGCGCTCTATTCGTGCCTGCTGAACCCGCAAGGCGGCGTCATCGACGATCTGATCGTCTACTACTTCACCGAGGATTTCTTCCGCGTCGTCGTGAACGCCGGCACCGCCGACAAGGACGTCGCGTGGTTCAACCAGCTCAACGAGCAAGGCGGCTTCGGCCTCACGATCGCGCCGCGCCGCGACTTCGCGATCGTCGCCGCCCAGGGCCCGAACGCGCGCGCGAAGGTGTGGGACACGATCCCCGCCGCGCGCGCCGCGACGAGCGAGCTCAAGCCATTCAACGCCGCGCAGGTCGCAGGCACGCCGTTCGGCGACCTCACCGTCGCGCGCACCGGCTACACCGGCGAGGACGGCTTCGAGATCATCGTCCCGGCGACGCACGTCGAAGCGCTGTGGAACGCGCTCGCCGAGCGCGGCGTGCGCCCGTGCGGGCTCGGCGCGCGCGACACGCTGCGCCTCGAAGCCGGCATGAATCTGTACGGCCAGGACATGGACGAGACAGTGTCGCCCCTCGACGCCGGTCTCGCGTGGACGGTCGATCTCGCCACGCCACGCGCGTTCGTCGGCCGCGACGCGCTCGAAGCGAACGGCTCGCGCGCCGCGTTCGCCGGCCTCATCCTGCAAAAGGAGAACGGCCGCGCGGGCGGCGTGCTGCGCGCGCACCAGAAGGTCGTGACGCCGCACGGCGAAGGCGAGATCACGAGCGGCACGTTCTCGCCGACGATGCAGGAATCGATCGCGTTCGCGCGCGTGCCGAAGGACGTCGCAATCGGCGACACGGTGCACGTGCAGATCCGCGACAAGCAACTCCCCGCGCGCGTGGTAAAACTGCCGTTCGTGCGCAACGGCAAGGTGCTCGCGGTCTGA
- a CDS encoding alginate lyase family protein, with the protein MVRQTFPGRAQAMRRRLSALAPALVAAAALAAAGPARAAMNFCAAPALQSSEATHAEPGVQALIKSVDAHLNDEPKALPRVHTEGTLPHEGIYDQSAEALNDLELMRNAALAWRVTNQSRYLALVDRFLSTWVNTYRPSFNPIDETRFESLILAYDMTASALPVKTRNATAAFIASLGNGYVQEIDAQKRPLKGTWRNNWQSHRIKLIALAAFTLGDRKMMNAAQRLFIEHLADNIEPDGTTYDFLERDALHYAVYDLQPLVTAALAARRFNRNWLRERAPNGATLAAALDWLAPYARGEKTHEEFVHSPVPFDAKRREAGLPGYSGAWEPKNATELFHLAARLDGRYTGIAQQLSPMPPAWLAACLPLPAR; encoded by the coding sequence ATGGTGCGTCAGACGTTTCCGGGCCGCGCGCAGGCGATGCGGCGGCGCTTGAGCGCGCTCGCGCCGGCGCTCGTCGCCGCCGCCGCGCTGGCGGCGGCCGGCCCCGCGCGGGCGGCGATGAATTTCTGCGCCGCCCCCGCGCTGCAAAGCAGCGAGGCGACGCATGCCGAACCGGGCGTGCAGGCGCTCATCAAGAGCGTCGACGCGCACCTGAACGACGAGCCGAAGGCGCTGCCGCGCGTGCACACCGAGGGCACGCTGCCGCACGAGGGCATTTACGACCAGAGCGCCGAGGCGCTCAACGACCTGGAACTGATGCGCAACGCGGCGCTCGCGTGGCGCGTGACGAACCAGAGCCGCTATCTGGCGCTCGTCGACCGCTTTCTGTCGACGTGGGTGAACACGTACCGCCCGAGCTTCAATCCGATCGACGAGACGCGCTTCGAGAGCCTGATCCTCGCGTACGACATGACGGCGAGCGCGCTGCCCGTGAAGACGCGCAACGCGACGGCCGCGTTCATCGCGTCGCTCGGCAACGGCTACGTGCAGGAGATCGACGCGCAGAAGCGCCCGCTCAAGGGCACGTGGCGCAACAACTGGCAAAGCCACCGGATCAAGCTGATCGCGCTCGCCGCGTTCACGCTCGGCGACCGCAAGATGATGAACGCCGCGCAGCGGCTCTTCATCGAGCATCTCGCCGACAACATCGAGCCCGACGGCACGACGTACGATTTTCTCGAGCGCGACGCGCTGCACTATGCGGTCTACGATCTGCAGCCGCTCGTCACGGCCGCGCTCGCCGCGCGGCGCTTCAACCGCAACTGGCTGCGCGAGCGCGCGCCGAACGGCGCGACGCTCGCCGCCGCGCTCGACTGGCTCGCGCCGTACGCGCGCGGCGAGAAGACGCACGAGGAATTCGTCCACTCGCCGGTGCCGTTCGACGCGAAGCGCCGCGAGGCGGGCCTGCCCGGCTACTCGGGCGCGTGGGAGCCGAAGAACGCGACCGAGCTGTTCCATCTCGCCGCGCGCCTCGACGGCCGCTACACGGGCATCGCCCAACAACTGTCGCCGATGCCGCCGGCGTGGCTGGCCGCGTGCCTGCCGTTGCCGGCGCGGTGA
- the gcvP gene encoding aminomethyl-transferring glycine dehydrogenase, with the protein MKLEHPDRLMNRTPLSLAALETHDAFAERHIGPDAASQQAMLDTLGFASRADLIDAVIPAPIRREETLPLGPFAQPKSEAEALAALRALADKNQVFRSYIGQGYYDTHTPAVILRNVLENPAWYTAYTPYQPEISQGRLEALLNFQQMIADLTGLAIANASLLDEATAAAEAMTLLQRVGKPQSNVFYVADDVLPQTLEVVKTRAKPAGIEVKTGPAADAAGANAFGVLLQYPGANGDVRDYRALAEAIHAAGGHVVVAADILALTVLTPPGEWGADVAVGNTQRFGVPMGFGGPHAAYLAVRDEFKRQMPGRLVGVTVDAQGKSALRLALQTREQHIRREKATSNVCTAQALLAIMASMYAVYHGPRGLKTIALRVNRIAALLAAGVKQLGYATVNDTFFDTLTIDAGARTAQIHALANAKRINLRRVSDTRVGISVDETTTRTDLADLLAIFAQAAGATAPDVAALDAALPGTAVLPAGLERTSAYLTHHVFNRHHSETEMLRYLRSLSDKDLALDRAMIPLGSCTMKLNATSEMLPVTWPEFGQIHPFAPAEQTAGYREMIDQLEQMLVAATGYAAVSLQPNAGSQGEYAGLLVIRAYHESRGESHRNVCLIPASAHGTNPASAHMAGMKVVVVACDAQGNVDIADLKAKAEQHANDLAAIMITYPSTHGVFEQNVREICEIVHAHGGQVYVDGANMNAMVGLTAPGQFGGDVSHLNLHKTFCIPHGGGGPGVGPVAVGPHLAKFLPNQRSTGYARGEEGIGAVSAAPYGSASILPISWMYIAMMGAKNLTAATETAILNANYIAKRLAPHYPVLYSGPGGLVAHECILDLRPIKDSSGITVDDVAKRLMDYGFHAPTMSFPVPGTLMVEPTESESQEELDRFVAAMIAIRDEIRAVEEGRADREDNPLRHAPHTAAVVTANEWPHAYSREQAAFPVASLTTNKYWPPVGRADNAYGDRNLFCSCVPVSDYA; encoded by the coding sequence ATGAAGCTCGAACACCCGGACCGTCTGATGAACCGCACGCCCCTCTCGCTCGCCGCGCTCGAAACGCACGACGCGTTCGCCGAACGCCACATCGGCCCCGATGCCGCCAGCCAGCAGGCAATGCTCGACACGCTCGGCTTCGCGTCGCGCGCCGACCTGATCGACGCCGTGATCCCCGCGCCGATCCGCCGCGAGGAGACGCTGCCGCTCGGCCCGTTCGCGCAACCGAAGAGCGAGGCGGAAGCGCTCGCCGCGCTGCGCGCGCTCGCGGACAAGAACCAGGTGTTCCGCTCCTACATCGGCCAGGGCTACTACGACACGCACACCCCGGCCGTCATCCTGCGCAACGTGCTCGAAAACCCGGCGTGGTACACCGCGTACACGCCGTACCAGCCTGAAATCTCGCAGGGCCGCCTCGAAGCGCTGCTGAACTTCCAGCAGATGATCGCCGACCTGACAGGCCTCGCAATCGCGAATGCGTCGCTGCTCGACGAGGCAACGGCCGCAGCCGAAGCGATGACGCTGCTGCAACGCGTCGGCAAGCCGCAGTCGAATGTGTTCTACGTCGCCGACGACGTGCTGCCGCAAACGCTCGAAGTAGTGAAAACGCGCGCGAAGCCGGCCGGCATCGAAGTGAAGACGGGCCCGGCCGCCGACGCCGCGGGCGCGAACGCGTTCGGCGTGCTGCTGCAATATCCGGGCGCGAACGGCGATGTGCGCGACTATCGCGCGCTCGCCGAAGCGATCCACGCCGCGGGCGGCCACGTCGTCGTCGCGGCCGACATCCTCGCGCTCACCGTGCTCACGCCGCCCGGCGAATGGGGCGCGGACGTCGCGGTCGGCAACACGCAGCGCTTCGGCGTGCCGATGGGCTTCGGCGGCCCGCACGCCGCATACCTGGCGGTGCGCGACGAATTCAAGCGGCAGATGCCGGGCCGCCTCGTCGGCGTGACCGTCGACGCGCAGGGCAAGTCCGCGCTGCGCCTCGCGCTGCAAACGCGCGAGCAGCACATCCGCCGCGAGAAGGCGACATCCAACGTCTGCACCGCGCAGGCGCTCCTCGCGATCATGGCGAGCATGTACGCGGTCTATCACGGCCCGCGCGGCCTGAAGACGATCGCGCTGCGCGTGAACCGCATCGCGGCGCTCCTCGCCGCGGGCGTGAAGCAACTCGGCTACGCAACCGTCAACGACACGTTCTTCGACACGCTGACAATCGACGCCGGCGCGCGCACCGCGCAGATCCACGCGCTCGCGAACGCGAAGCGCATCAACCTGCGCCGCGTGAGCGACACGCGCGTCGGCATCTCGGTCGACGAAACGACGACCCGCACCGATCTCGCCGACCTGCTCGCCATCTTCGCGCAGGCGGCAGGCGCGACGGCGCCCGACGTCGCCGCGCTCGACGCGGCCCTGCCGGGCACGGCCGTGCTGCCCGCCGGCCTCGAGCGCACGAGCGCGTACCTCACGCACCACGTGTTCAACCGCCACCATTCGGAAACGGAAATGCTGCGCTACCTGCGCAGCCTGTCGGACAAGGATCTCGCGCTCGACCGCGCGATGATCCCGCTCGGCTCGTGCACGATGAAGCTGAACGCGACGTCGGAAATGCTGCCCGTCACGTGGCCCGAGTTCGGCCAGATCCACCCGTTCGCGCCCGCCGAGCAGACGGCCGGCTATCGCGAGATGATCGACCAGCTCGAGCAGATGCTCGTCGCGGCGACGGGCTACGCGGCCGTGTCGCTGCAGCCGAACGCCGGTTCGCAGGGCGAGTACGCGGGCCTCCTCGTCATCCGCGCGTATCACGAGTCGCGCGGCGAGAGCCATCGCAACGTCTGCCTGATCCCGGCTTCCGCGCACGGCACGAACCCGGCGTCCGCGCACATGGCGGGCATGAAGGTCGTCGTCGTCGCGTGCGACGCGCAGGGCAACGTCGACATCGCCGATCTGAAGGCGAAGGCCGAGCAGCATGCGAACGACCTCGCGGCGATCATGATCACGTATCCGTCGACGCACGGCGTGTTCGAGCAGAACGTCCGCGAGATCTGCGAGATCGTGCATGCGCACGGCGGCCAGGTGTACGTCGACGGCGCGAACATGAACGCGATGGTCGGCCTGACCGCGCCCGGCCAGTTCGGCGGCGACGTGTCGCACCTGAACCTGCACAAGACCTTCTGCATCCCGCACGGCGGCGGCGGCCCCGGCGTCGGCCCGGTCGCGGTCGGCCCGCACCTCGCGAAGTTCCTGCCGAACCAGCGCTCGACGGGCTACGCGCGCGGCGAAGAAGGCATCGGCGCGGTGTCGGCCGCCCCGTACGGCTCGGCGTCGATCCTGCCGATCTCGTGGATGTACATCGCGATGATGGGCGCGAAGAACCTGACCGCCGCGACCGAAACCGCGATCCTCAACGCGAACTACATCGCGAAGCGCCTCGCGCCGCACTACCCGGTGCTGTACTCGGGTCCGGGCGGGCTGGTCGCGCACGAGTGCATTCTGGATCTGCGCCCGATCAAGGATTCGAGCGGCATCACCGTCGATGACGTCGCGAAGCGCCTGATGGATTACGGCTTCCACGCGCCGACGATGAGCTTCCCGGTGCCCGGCACGCTGATGGTCGAGCCGACCGAATCGGAATCGCAGGAGGAACTGGACCGCTTCGTCGCGGCGATGATCGCGATCCGCGACGAAATCCGCGCGGTCGAGGAAGGCCGCGCCGACCGCGAGGACAATCCGCTGCGTCACGCGCCGCACACGGCGGCCGTCGTCACCGCGAACGAATGGCCGCACGCGTACTCGCGCGAGCAAGCCGCGTTCCCGGTCGCGTCGCTCACGACGAACAAGTACTGGCCGCCCGTCGGCCGTGCGGACAACGCATATGGCGACCGCAATCTGTTCTGCTCCTGCGTGCCGGTATCGGATTACGCCTGA
- a CDS encoding UvrD-helicase domain-containing protein, translated as MSAGLNPAQSEAVRYLDGPCLVLAGAGSGKTRVITQKIAHLIEAKGFEPRHIAAVTFTNKAAAEMRERVGKLLEGKTLTTPGKEGRKVPVNQLTVCTFHSLGVQILRQEAEHVGLKPQFSIMDSDDCFGMIQEQIGTTDKGLIRKIQTIISLWKNGLVTPEEAMTIAANEDEHQAALVYRNYVATLHAYQAVDFDDLIRLPTELFARNEPVRDRWQNKLRYLLIDEYQDTNACQYELLKLLAGPRAAFTAVGDDDQAIYGWRGATLENLAQLGKDFPKLHLVKLEQNYRSTVRILTAANNVIANNPKLFEKKLWSEHGMGDSITVTPCNDEEHEAESVVFRLSAHKFERRTQFRDYAILYRGNFQARIFEQVLRRERIPYVLSGGQSFFDKAEIKDLCAYLRLIANADDDPAFIRAVTTPRRGIGNTTLEALGAFAGQAKVSLFEAVYMGGIEARLSARQIEPLRIFCDFIQRLTDRADKEPATVVLDDMMDAIHYEAYLYDAYDERQAQTKWQNVLEFLEWLKRKGTKPEPGEALDGEAEGFHNADGLADTGKNLLGLIQTVALMSMLEGKEEDPDAVRLSTVHASKGLEYPHVFLVGVEEGIMPHSGGSDDGPIDDERIEEERRLMYVAITRAQRSLHLNWCKKRKRARETIVCEQSRFIAEMGLDEAPPPTPEEAPMTPKDRLASLKALLQK; from the coding sequence ATGTCCGCAGGCCTGAATCCCGCTCAAAGCGAAGCGGTGCGCTATCTCGACGGTCCCTGCCTCGTGCTCGCCGGCGCGGGCAGCGGCAAGACGCGCGTCATCACGCAGAAGATCGCGCACCTGATCGAGGCAAAAGGCTTCGAGCCGCGCCACATCGCCGCCGTCACGTTCACGAACAAGGCCGCCGCCGAAATGCGCGAGCGCGTCGGCAAGCTCCTCGAGGGCAAGACGCTCACGACGCCCGGCAAGGAAGGCCGCAAGGTGCCCGTCAACCAGTTGACGGTGTGCACGTTCCATTCGCTCGGCGTGCAGATCCTGCGGCAGGAGGCCGAGCACGTCGGCCTGAAGCCGCAGTTCTCGATCATGGATTCGGACGACTGTTTCGGGATGATCCAGGAGCAGATCGGCACGACCGACAAGGGCCTGATCCGCAAGATCCAGACGATCATCTCGCTGTGGAAGAACGGCCTCGTCACGCCCGAGGAGGCGATGACGATCGCGGCGAACGAGGACGAGCACCAGGCCGCGCTCGTCTACCGGAACTACGTCGCGACGCTGCACGCGTACCAGGCGGTCGATTTCGACGACCTGATCCGCCTGCCGACCGAGCTGTTCGCGAGAAACGAGCCGGTGCGCGACCGCTGGCAGAACAAGCTGCGCTATCTGCTGATCGACGAATACCAGGACACCAACGCGTGCCAGTACGAGCTGCTGAAGCTGCTCGCGGGGCCGCGCGCGGCGTTCACGGCCGTGGGCGACGACGACCAGGCGATCTACGGCTGGCGCGGCGCGACGCTCGAAAATCTCGCGCAGCTCGGCAAGGATTTCCCGAAGCTGCACCTGGTCAAGCTCGAGCAGAACTACCGGTCGACGGTGCGGATTTTGACGGCCGCGAACAACGTGATCGCGAACAATCCGAAGCTGTTCGAGAAGAAGCTGTGGTCCGAGCACGGGATGGGCGATTCGATCACCGTCACGCCGTGCAACGATGAGGAACACGAGGCCGAATCGGTCGTGTTTCGCCTGTCCGCGCACAAGTTCGAGCGGCGCACGCAGTTTCGCGATTACGCGATCCTGTATCGCGGCAACTTCCAGGCGCGCATCTTCGAGCAGGTGCTGCGGCGCGAGCGGATTCCGTACGTGCTGTCGGGCGGCCAGTCGTTCTTCGACAAGGCCGAGATCAAGGATCTGTGCGCGTACCTGCGCCTGATCGCGAACGCCGACGACGATCCCGCGTTCATTCGCGCGGTCACGACGCCGCGCCGCGGGATCGGCAACACGACGCTCGAGGCGCTCGGCGCGTTCGCGGGGCAGGCGAAGGTGTCGCTGTTCGAGGCGGTGTACATGGGCGGGATCGAGGCGCGGCTGTCCGCGCGGCAGATCGAGCCGCTGCGGATCTTCTGCGATTTCATCCAGCGGCTGACCGATCGCGCGGACAAGGAGCCCGCGACCGTCGTCCTCGACGACATGATGGACGCGATCCACTACGAAGCGTATCTGTACGATGCGTACGACGAACGGCAGGCGCAGACAAAGTGGCAGAACGTGCTCGAATTCCTCGAATGGCTGAAGCGCAAGGGGACGAAGCCGGAGCCGGGCGAGGCGCTCGACGGCGAGGCCGAAGGCTTCCACAACGCGGACGGCCTCGCCGATACAGGCAAGAACCTGCTCGGGCTGATCCAGACGGTCGCGCTGATGTCGATGCTCGAAGGCAAGGAAGAGGACCCGGACGCGGTGCGGCTGTCGACCGTGCACGCGTCGAAGGGGCTCGAGTATCCGCACGTGTTTCTCGTCGGCGTCGAGGAAGGGATCATGCCGCACAGCGGCGGCAGCGACGACGGCCCGATCGACGACGAGCGGATCGAGGAAGAGCGCCGGCTGATGTACGTCGCGATCACGCGCGCGCAGCGCAGCCTGCATCTGAACTGGTGCAAGAAGCGCAAGCGGGCGCGCGAGACGATTGTCTGCGAGCAGTCGCGCTTCATCGCCGAGATGGGGCTCGACGAAGCGCCGCCGCCGACGCCGGAAGAGGCGCCGATGACGCCGAAGGATCGGCTCGCGAGCCTGAAGGCGTTGCTGCAGAAGTGA
- a CDS encoding oxidoreductase: MSSMLKIGLMGFGFAGATFHAPVIAHSGRTQLAAIATGQPDRAAAAYPGAVVVADLDALVAREDVECVVIATPNDTHVELAKRALEAGKHVVVDKPVTLSAADALVLARLAAACGRVFAPFHNRRWDGDFLTVRRLVESGELGRIAYFESHFDRFRPHVRTRWREEAARGGGLLFDLGPHLIDQALALFGAPDTVSATVKTRRDGGDAPDFVHLQLGYPDKDVVLHASALAAIEPARFTVLGTQAGYQKHGLDTQEDQLKAGLTPDDVEFGGGNPPGVLRGLDGELEVERPVPTLDGQYAEFYRALAASIHDGAPFPIAPQDAVDVMTIIELAMRSEREGRRLPFVREVA, from the coding sequence ATGTCGTCAATGCTCAAGATTGGTTTGATGGGTTTCGGTTTTGCAGGCGCGACGTTCCACGCGCCCGTCATCGCGCACAGCGGCCGCACGCAGCTTGCCGCGATCGCGACCGGCCAGCCGGACCGCGCGGCCGCCGCGTATCCGGGCGCCGTCGTCGTGGCGGATCTCGACGCGCTCGTCGCGCGCGAGGATGTCGAGTGCGTCGTGATCGCGACGCCGAACGACACGCATGTCGAGCTGGCGAAGCGGGCGCTCGAAGCGGGCAAGCACGTGGTCGTCGACAAGCCGGTCACGCTGTCGGCCGCCGATGCGCTCGTGCTCGCGCGTCTCGCGGCCGCGTGCGGCCGCGTGTTCGCTCCGTTCCACAACCGCCGCTGGGACGGCGATTTCCTGACCGTGCGCCGGCTCGTCGAAAGCGGCGAGCTCGGCCGCATCGCCTATTTCGAATCACACTTCGACCGCTTCCGCCCGCACGTGCGCACGCGCTGGCGCGAGGAAGCGGCGCGCGGCGGCGGGCTGCTGTTCGATCTCGGCCCGCACCTGATCGATCAGGCGCTCGCGCTGTTCGGCGCGCCGGACACGGTGAGCGCGACGGTGAAGACCCGCCGCGACGGCGGCGACGCGCCCGACTTCGTCCACCTGCAGCTCGGCTATCCGGACAAGGACGTCGTGCTGCACGCGAGCGCGCTCGCGGCGATCGAGCCCGCGCGCTTCACCGTGCTCGGCACGCAGGCCGGCTATCAGAAGCACGGGCTCGACACGCAGGAGGATCAACTGAAGGCGGGCCTCACGCCGGACGATGTCGAATTCGGCGGCGGCAACCCGCCGGGTGTGCTGCGCGGCCTCGACGGCGAACTCGAAGTCGAGCGGCCTGTGCCGACGCTCGACGGCCAATACGCGGAGTTCTATCGCGCGCTCGCCGCGTCGATTCACGACGGCGCGCCGTTCCCCATCGCGCCGCAGGACGCCGTCGACGTGATGACGATCATCGAGCTTGCGATGCGCAGCGAACGCGAAGGCCGGCGTCTGCCGTTCGTGCGCGAAGTGGCCTGA